The candidate division KSB1 bacterium nucleotide sequence TGTGCAGGCCTATCCCCGAATAGGAGATCGCCTTCTTGATGGTCTGCTGTTGCCGCAACATTAACCGTCCATCCTCATGACTGTCTTCGCCATTGCTGTGGAGAGTTCACTACCCCTGCTTCTTGCCGGTAGCGCGCAGCTCCTCCAGTTCCTTTTCCAACTGCCTGACCTTCTTGATGAGCTCCGGCAGGCGCGCCAACGCCGCCAGCGAACGGTGGTAGCTTGCCATCTCACGGGCAGGGTAGCCGATGACAAACATGCCCGCCGGTACATCCTTGGCCACGCCCGCTTGGGCACCGATGGTGGCATCATCGCCGATGGTCAGGTGCCCGACAAAGCCTGCCTGGCCGCCGATCTTCACGCGCTTACCCACCCGCGTGCTCCCCGAGATACCTGCCTGCGCAGCGATGACCGTGTGTTCGCCCACCTCCACGTTGTGGGCAATCTGGATGAGATTGTCCAACTTTGCCCCGCGCCGGAGAATGGTGGCCCCGAGCGTGGCTCGGTCGATGGTGGTGTTCGCCCCGATTTCGACGTCGTCCTCGACGATCACCGTGCCCGTCTGCGGCAGCTTCTCGTAGTGGTCTTCCTGGAACACAAACCCAAAGCCGTCCGCGCCAAGCACCGCACCGCTATGGATGATGACCCGCCTGCCGATTTGCACACCCTCACGCACGGTGACGTTGGCATGGATGACCGAGTCCTCGCCCACCGTCACATTGGGGTAGAGGACCACGCAAGGGTAGACCTTCACGTTGCGACCCAGGCGCACATTGCGACCGACCACCGCCAGCGGGCCGATGGCCACTCCCTCGCCGAGCTCGGCTGAGGGGTCGACCGCCGCCGCAGGGTGGACACCAGCCGGCAACGTCTCCTCCGGTGGGTGAAAGAGCAGGACAGCCCTCAGGAAGGCAAGATACGGGTCCTTGACGCGAATGGCCGGAATGGGGCATTCGCCCTGAAAGTCCTGGCCGAGGATGATCGCCGAAGCCCGCGTGGAGGGGACAAACTTTGCGTACTTGGGGTTCGCTAAGAAAGTCAACTCCCCTTGGCGCGCATCCTGGATCTTGCCTAGACCGGTGATGCGCACCTGTCCGTCCCCAGTAACCGTGCCACCCACGCGGGCGGCGATGTCAGCCAGCGTCATCGCCACGCGTCGCTCGCCAGCTGCCTCGACCTCTAACCCTTGGAGCCGGTGGTCTTGACGCTCTTGTTGAGTCCCTCAATCACGCGGTCCGTCAGGTCCGGCTGGTCTGGAGCCGCGTACACGATGTTGCCGTTGACGCCGTCGAAGATGTAGGTGAACCCTTCGGCCTCACCGATCTTCTTGATCACTGCGGTGATGGAGTTGATGATCGGCTCCATCAGCTCCCGTTCCTTGCGGAAGGCCTCGCCGTTCTGGCCCCACTTTTCCATCTGAAACTGCTGGATGCTCATGTACAGATTCTGGATCTCCTGCTGCTTCTCCTGCTTGCGCTGTTCGCTGAGCAGCAGGCTCTGGGCTTCCAGCTGGTCAGAGAGCTCCTGCAGCTGGCGCTGCATCTCGCGCACCTGGCCCTCCCACCCCGCATTGATCTCATCGAACTTTTTCTGCGCGTCCTGCGCCTCCTTGTAGTTCTGCAGGATCTTCTGCGAGTTGATGTAGCCGATCTTCATCTTCTGCGCCAATGCCCCGTCGGCAACAAGAGCAATGACCAACAGGCCCATCACCAAGGTCAAAACGCGTGCTTTCACTGTTACCTCCTCACACTTACCTGCTCAACCGCAGCCAGTCGCGAAACGCGATGGCCACACCTTTCACGCTTCTCTCTCAAAAGCCCCTGCCAAAGACAAAGTGCGGCACCCACCTGCCCCGCCGCTCGCCTGTTCGGGCGTCGATGTTGTCGAAACCGTATGCATAGTCAAAGCCGAGGATGCCGATCATGGGCATGTACACGCGCGCGCCTAGGCCCACGGAGCGCTTGAGGTCGGTGGGGTCGGTGCGCGTCATGGTCGGCCAGGTGTTGCCCGCCTCCGCGAAGATCAGGCCGAACACCGTGGGGTTAGGCACAATGGGCAGACGCAGCTCGGCAGTGTACTTGAGCAACACACGGTCACCCCTGGCGCTCGCATAGCCTGCCAAGGGGTCCTGGTAGCCACGGAGCGGCGTGGAGCGCGACATCCCTTCGCCACCGATGAAGAACAGGTCAAGATAAGGGATGCGCGAACCGCGCGCAAAGCCGTCCATGTACCCGGCCTCCAGGCCCAAGTGGAGGATCAACTGCCAGAAGGCCGGCAGGAACCATTCGCTGGAGAACTGATGCTTGTGGTAGCCGACGTTGCCGCCCAGAGGCCCACCGGCAATCTGCGTCTGCAAAGTGACCTGCGAGCCGCGCCGTGGAAACTCCGGATGGTCGAGGCTGTTCCGGGAGATGATCTGCGCGATGCTGCGGCTGGTCAATGGCCCCATCTCTTCATACCGCTTGAAATAAGGGTTGGTCTCCAGCAGGATGGGCAAAAAGTCCGACAGCTGCGTCTGGTCGACGGCGAAGATCCAGTCCCCGCGGAAGTAGTTGTCCGGCCAGCGGAAACGCCTTCCCACGCGCAGCGAACCGCCCCGGCTGCGTTGCCGGTAGCCGATGTACAGCGGGTCCCGCCTTGTGTCGTAGAAGCTAAAGCCCGCCAGGCTGGGCGTGTCGAACAACCATGGCTCGGTGAAGCTAATCATGAACGACCTAAAGCTGCGGCCAAAGTTCCAATCGAAGCTCAGGCGCTGGCCGTTGCCGAACAGGTTGTTCATGGACACGCCGATGCTGCCAATCATCTTGTCGCGCTCGCTCCAGCCGGCGGACATGTTGGCCGTGTCAGTGGACTTTTCTTCCACCTTGAGCTCGACGTCCACCTGCTTCTCGTCCACAGGCTGCACCTTCGGTTCCACGTTAGCGAAGTAGTTGAGCATGTACACCTCGCGCTGGCTGCGGATGAGCAGCTCGCGGTTGAACACTTCGCCGGGCCGGATACGCAACTCGCGGCGGATCACTTTTTCCTTGGTCTTGCTGTTGCCAGTTATGTGAATCTTGTAGATGTGCGCCTGGTCGTTCTCCATCACCACGAAGTGGATATCCACCCGGTCGTTGCCTAGCGGACGTTCCTTGGGGCTGATGGTGGCGTAGATGTAGCCGTTGTCGTAGTACAGGCCGCCGATCTTCTCAAAAACGGCCTTGTTCAGCTTCCCCTTGTCGTAGATGTCGCCCTCCTTGAAATCGAGCAGGCGGGCCAGCTCCTCTTGGGAATAGACCTTGTTCCCTTCCCAGGTGATGTTGCCGAAGCGATACTGCTCCCCCTCGTGCACCCAGATGGCGATGTACATATCGTCGCCGGCACTGCCGTAGTAGACGGAGTCACGAAGGATTTCGGCGTCGCGGTAGCCATGGTTGTGGTAGAACTCCACTACCTTCTCGAGGTCCTGCTCGTATTTCTTCCGGTCAAAGTCCGCGCCGCGCCACCAACGGTCCTCTTTGGTGTCCTTCATCTGCTTGCGCAACTTGCCGTCGTCGAAGGCCACATTGCCGTAGAAGTCGATCTTTTTGATCTGGACCTTCTTCCCTTCGTCGATGACCACCCGCACAACCACGCGGTCGGGCGTCTCGGTGGCGCGCACCTGCATGTCGATTTTGGCCAGCAGATGCCCCTTCTCCTTGTAGGCACCCTTGAGCTTTCTGCGCGCGCGCTGCAGGGCCCGCTGACTCACCACCTGGCCGCGATAGAAGTTCAGCTTGTTGTCGATCTCTTCCTTCTTGAGCTTCTTGTTCCCCTCGATCTCCACCTTCTCTAACCGCGGGTACTCGCTTACTTTTATGCTGAGGAAAACCCCATCAGCCACTTCGCGATCGAGCAGGATTTGCACGTCCGAGAAGATATCCAAGTTCCAGAGCTGGCGGATGGCGTTCTGGATGTCGTCGCTGGTGATCTGGTTGCCCACCGTGAGGCCAGAACTGAGGCGGATCATGTTGCCGTCGGCGGTCTTGTTGCCTTCCACCGACAGGCCCAGCAGTTTGACGCTGCGCTTACCTGTCTGGCCCAAGGCGGCGGTGCCACTGACCGTGAGCATGACCAGCACCAGGCCGGCTATGAGCACTTTGAAGGGTCGAAACCTCACAATCCTACCTCCATCTATTGCCGCGTCAATGTACAAAATCCCAAGAAAATTGCCAAGGAAAAAAAGTGCCTTGCGCCTACCGCTCAGAAGGGGAACCAGTGCCTGATCCACAGACGCGTATCGTCCTTGCGCCACAGCAGCAGCCCGTCATAGTCGTACTCCATTTCGATCAGCAACTTCGGGTTGATGCGCAGTTCCAAGCCGAGGGTGTGATGCAGGCCAAGGCCTGGCGCCTGGTAGCGATAGTCCAGCCCCGACTCGAGCTGGCCGGTATAGACCAAGTACAGGTCGTCGCTCAAGTACTTGCCCACGGTCAGGCGACTGCTGCGCAGGAGGTAGAGCTTGCTGGGCATGGGCGTGGTGGTCGCCAAGTTCATCTCGATCAGGTTGCGCGTCAGGCGCGAGCTGAGGCGCACCACGTCCAGGCCAAGGAAGCGTTCCAGACGGCGTTCGAATGGCCGGAACAGCGGACGGAAGACCAAGTTGTCGGCACTGATGCCGATGACATCCACGGTCTTTTGGCGCAGCCGCTCTGGCGTGTAGCCCAAGCTGGCCAAGAGCTGCGCCTCATTGCTTCCCAGGCTGGCGTTGTCGGAGGAGAGCTGGAAACGCAGCTCATCCCAGCGCGCCCGGTAGCGCTGGTCCAGTGCCCGTTCATCGACTCGGCGCCCCTCCAGCGCGCGGTCCACCGTGGCAAGCGTCAGATAGATCTGCGAGGGGATGCCGTTGGAATCGGCAACCGTCGTGTATGCCCTGCCATAGACCACCGGCACTAACGTGTTGCGGTCGAATTCGATGCCCGCCTGCTCCAGGCGGAAGTTCATGTCCAAGTACTCCACCGTGCCGCGCGTCGATCTGAGCTCGCCCTCGATGCGGAAACTCTTGTCGCGCAACTGCCCGGTGAAGCGCAGGCCTCCGTAGCGCTCATCCAGGTCCAGCGTCACGTACACATTGTCCAGCCCGCCTGGCAGCTGCTTCACATAGCGCGTATTGGTGCCCGGCACGACGCGCAGGTCCCATTCCACCGTCTCCAGCAGTTCGGTCACCTCCGGGCTTACCGCCTGCCCGCCGCCGTTGAAGGGGTACCCGAAACGCACTCCATGGAGCACCATGGTGCCGTACAAGACAAGCCGGTCCACAGGGCCGGCTATGCAGAAGTGGTCGCTACTGCCAGAGCCCAGCAGCTGGAATCGGCCGTACTCGCCGGCCTCCATGAGGCCAGGAAGGTTGAGCACCACGCCGTCCGCGGAGGTTTCCACCACGAGGATGCCGAGACTGACGCCGAGGTCTCCCAGCTCAAATGGCTGCAGTGCCCGGCGGTATTCCGCGCCGACCGCCGGCACGTTGTAGATGACGAAGGGCTCGCCACCCATGAGGCCGCGCAACTCGCTCACCTCCACAAAGCGGCTCTCCGGGTTCAGACGGAACGTCCCCTTCAGCTCTTTGACCACGGGCACCACTGAGGCAAAGCGTAGCTCCCCCTGCTCGATCGTCAGCTCTCCCTGCTCAAGCCGCGGGTCTGCCAAGGCACCTCCGATGCGCAGATGCAGGGCGCCTCGGCTCTTCCCCTGCTTGACAAAGCGGGAGGCTTCGTCCACCAGGGCCAGCGGGTCTCCTTGGCCAGCAATCTCCACCGACATCGGGTCGGCGAGGTTCAAGGGCAGCGCTCCTTTGCCCTGGATGGTGAACACCCCCTTGCGCACCAGGCGCAGCACAGGCATCCATACATAGTCACGCCCGCTCGCTCCTTCGGGAAGGACCTCTGGCCGCCCTGCCGAGACCAGGCGCAACGTGTCAAAAGCGACGTTCAAGAGCCGCCCCTCCACAACCGTCCCATCGCCGTTGAGAGTCAATCCTTGTGGCCCGTCCTGGGCGACCAGGCGGAGGGTAGCCCGCCCCCCGATCACGTCTGTCTTCCCAGTAACGGCTGCCACGATGGCTTCGAGGTCGATGTCGGCACCGGTGAGCTTCAGCTGGGTGATGCGCCGGCCTGGCCCAAGCGCGCCCTCGGCGCTGGCAATCTGCCGGGAGCCATGGCGGATGGCGAGTCGCCGGAGGTAAACAGTCGAATCCTGCACCTGGAAGGCCAGTTCGCCAGCAAAAGGCCCCTGCCGGTGGAAATGGGCGCTGGCAAGCTGCAGGGCGCCCTCGATGCACGGCGACCTCGTCGAGCCGCCCAGGTTGATCTCCCCGGATAGCTGGCCGTGGGCCACGGTGTCCGCCACCAGCGCAAAGTATGCCAAAGGCGCCCCCTGCAGACGCAGTCGGCCCTGCACCTTCTCCCCCTCGATCTTGAGTCCTGCGTTCACCGACTCGCCCAACATGAAGCGGCTGACTTCCACCACCCCTTTGCGCAGGTTCAGCTCCAGCAGGCCATCAACCGGCTCTTGGTCTGCGGGGAAGAACTTGAGGCTGCTGCGCCAGCTGCGGCGCTGCTTGCTGCCGACAAGCAACCCGCTGGTGCTCAGCAGGGGGTGAACGAGGTCGTTTTCGTCCCGCCACCGCCCTTCGACAAGGGTGGCCAGGCTGTCCCGGCGCCCGTGCAGGGCGACGTCGCACTCGAGGCGGCGGCGGAACTGCGCGCGGGCCGGGAGCTTCCACAAGACCGAGGCCGGCGCCTGCAGGTTCTGACCCTC carries:
- the lpxD gene encoding UDP-3-O-(3-hydroxymyristoyl)glucosamine N-acyltransferase, giving the protein MTLADIAARVGGTVTGDGQVRITGLGKIQDARQGELTFLANPKYAKFVPSTRASAIILGQDFQGECPIPAIRVKDPYLAFLRAVLLFHPPEETLPAGVHPAAAVDPSAELGEGVAIGPLAVVGRNVRLGRNVKVYPCVVLYPNVTVGEDSVIHANVTVREGVQIGRRVIIHSGAVLGADGFGFVFQEDHYEKLPQTGTVIVEDDVEIGANTTIDRATLGATILRRGAKLDNLIQIAHNVEVGEHTVIAAQAGISGSTRVGKRVKIGGQAGFVGHLTIGDDATIGAQAGVAKDVPAGMFVIGYPAREMASYHRSLAALARLPELIKKVRQLEKELEELRATGKKQG
- a CDS encoding OmpH family outer membrane protein — translated: MKARVLTLVMGLLVIALVADGALAQKMKIGYINSQKILQNYKEAQDAQKKFDEINAGWEGQVREMQRQLQELSDQLEAQSLLLSEQRKQEKQQEIQNLYMSIQQFQMEKWGQNGEAFRKERELMEPIINSITAVIKKIGEAEGFTYIFDGVNGNIVYAAPDQPDLTDRVIEGLNKSVKTTGSKG
- the bamA gene encoding outer membrane protein assembly factor BamA, translated to MRFRPFKVLIAGLVLVMLTVSGTAALGQTGKRSVKLLGLSVEGNKTADGNMIRLSSGLTVGNQITSDDIQNAIRQLWNLDIFSDVQILLDREVADGVFLSIKVSEYPRLEKVEIEGNKKLKKEEIDNKLNFYRGQVVSQRALQRARRKLKGAYKEKGHLLAKIDMQVRATETPDRVVVRVVIDEGKKVQIKKIDFYGNVAFDDGKLRKQMKDTKEDRWWRGADFDRKKYEQDLEKVVEFYHNHGYRDAEILRDSVYYGSAGDDMYIAIWVHEGEQYRFGNITWEGNKVYSQEELARLLDFKEGDIYDKGKLNKAVFEKIGGLYYDNGYIYATISPKERPLGNDRVDIHFVVMENDQAHIYKIHITGNSKTKEKVIRRELRIRPGEVFNRELLIRSQREVYMLNYFANVEPKVQPVDEKQVDVELKVEEKSTDTANMSAGWSERDKMIGSIGVSMNNLFGNGQRLSFDWNFGRSFRSFMISFTEPWLFDTPSLAGFSFYDTRRDPLYIGYRQRSRGGSLRVGRRFRWPDNYFRGDWIFAVDQTQLSDFLPILLETNPYFKRYEEMGPLTSRSIAQIISRNSLDHPEFPRRGSQVTLQTQIAGGPLGGNVGYHKHQFSSEWFLPAFWQLILHLGLEAGYMDGFARGSRIPYLDLFFIGGEGMSRSTPLRGYQDPLAGYASARGDRVLLKYTAELRLPIVPNPTVFGLIFAEAGNTWPTMTRTDPTDLKRSVGLGARVYMPMIGILGFDYAYGFDNIDARTGERRGRWVPHFVFGRGF
- a CDS encoding translocation/assembly module TamB domain-containing protein — encoded protein: MRERRWVLLVVAVLAVVALVAYYGWRISGASQRIHNLVIESVRSALGESFSVDRVEVGFGTIHLRDVQLDRRTFLLQADEVRLGFSLMRLLLGGLESAQMGGNALVVNPRLIIRRQPATGAASVQATAPQPQHSAPTGTAKPFALLRGVTISGGQIVLADSTGQQLVVVRDAEGMALADQETRASFHLTGKVFSSSGRSLHLHGSIDLTDFRLEQAELALHAYDLSTIPPLAKGRIVRKKGKVEGSLLVRSAPTWPWGLALTGSLQLSGGKVLLRDTELSLDNLSVAIDSKGDTLELAAQGLVQDAELKLRGYLYDLLRPRVDLVLSGRGVELEALAPVVAPSAKVRLSGKATLQVAVQGRPDSLRANGWASLPRLKVGGFTARQAQVGFSYADSVLRVRHVRLNCFGNDVEGVGTMTFTQAGARLQAQLRGRGDLAGELRRMLAASVTSCPDSFAVEVGGSAAAPWLRGRFGLALLDEHGAAVPMQGTLALAGRKTEVMVEGPQGLHLQARVDGPQMAVEGQNLQAPASVLWKLPARAQFRRRLECDVALHGRRDSLATLVEGRWRDENDLVHPLLSTSGLLVGSKQRRSWRSSLKFFPADQEPVDGLLELNLRKGVVEVSRFMLGESVNAGLKIEGEKVQGRLRLQGAPLAYFALVADTVAHGQLSGEINLGGSTRSPCIEGALQLASAHFHRQGPFAGELAFQVQDSTVYLRRLAIRHGSRQIASAEGALGPGRRITQLKLTGADIDLEAIVAAVTGKTDVIGGRATLRLVAQDGPQGLTLNGDGTVVEGRLLNVAFDTLRLVSAGRPEVLPEGASGRDYVWMPVLRLVRKGVFTIQGKGALPLNLADPMSVEIAGQGDPLALVDEASRFVKQGKSRGALHLRIGGALADPRLEQGELTIEQGELRFASVVPVVKELKGTFRLNPESRFVEVSELRGLMGGEPFVIYNVPAVGAEYRRALQPFELGDLGVSLGILVVETSADGVVLNLPGLMEAGEYGRFQLLGSGSSDHFCIAGPVDRLVLYGTMVLHGVRFGYPFNGGGQAVSPEVTELLETVEWDLRVVPGTNTRYVKQLPGGLDNVYVTLDLDERYGGLRFTGQLRDKSFRIEGELRSTRGTVEYLDMNFRLEQAGIEFDRNTLVPVVYGRAYTTVADSNGIPSQIYLTLATVDRALEGRRVDERALDQRYRARWDELRFQLSSDNASLGSNEAQLLASLGYTPERLRQKTVDVIGISADNLVFRPLFRPFERRLERFLGLDVVRLSSRLTRNLIEMNLATTTPMPSKLYLLRSSRLTVGKYLSDDLYLVYTGQLESGLDYRYQAPGLGLHHTLGLELRINPKLLIEMEYDYDGLLLWRKDDTRLWIRHWFPF